A single Thermosynechococcus vestitus BP-1 DNA region contains:
- a CDS encoding class I SAM-dependent methyltransferase, translating to MATILRTWSYQSPWLYDTISALAAIAVGGSDRLHRLAWQDLNLPRTAVVLDLCCAHGIVTQALTQAFDQVTGLDAAPKAIARARERVPQATYVQAFAEKMPFADATFDLVHTSMALHEMTAAQRDAILAEVWRILKPGGWFALIDFHRPQVPLLWPGIALFFWLFETETAWQLLQTDLAEQLRLQGFTVERQTYHLGRSLQVLHGRKPCAND from the coding sequence GTGGCAACCATCCTACGCACTTGGAGCTATCAATCTCCTTGGCTGTACGACACAATTAGCGCCCTTGCCGCAATAGCAGTTGGGGGGAGCGATCGCCTGCATCGCCTTGCCTGGCAAGACTTGAATTTACCCCGCACCGCCGTGGTTTTAGATCTGTGCTGTGCCCACGGCATTGTCACTCAAGCCTTAACTCAGGCCTTTGATCAGGTTACAGGGTTGGATGCCGCCCCAAAGGCGATCGCCCGTGCCCGAGAGCGGGTACCCCAAGCCACCTACGTACAGGCCTTTGCTGAGAAGATGCCCTTTGCCGATGCCACCTTTGATCTGGTACACACCAGCATGGCGCTCCACGAAATGACCGCAGCTCAACGGGATGCTATCTTGGCGGAAGTGTGGCGGATTCTTAAGCCCGGTGGCTGGTTTGCCCTCATTGATTTTCACCGTCCCCAAGTGCCCCTCCTTTGGCCGGGGATTGCCCTCTTTTTCTGGCTCTTTGAAACGGAAACGGCTTGGCAACTGCTGCAAACGGACTTAGCTGAGCAGCTACGGCTACAGGGCTTTACTGTGGAGCGGCAGACTTACCACCTAGGACGCAGTTTACAGGTTCTCCATGGCCGCAAACCCTGCGCAAACGATTAA
- the cydB gene encoding cytochrome d ubiquinol oxidase subunit II, which translates to MEPSPLAPLEHFLPQVWFFILGLFLFLYILLDGFDLGIGILSLTSSNERRRNILMTSLGNVWDANETWLVLMGGSLFGAFPLAYATILNALYLPAVIMVVGLILRAVSFEFRENANNKRVWNLAFGIGSFLAALGQGFAVGTVFEGIKVDAAGHFAGGIWDWLTWHSLLVALTLIQGYVLIGSTYLIYKTTGELQQTHYRTATIAAWTTFIGAVLITITAPIFHEQLRAQLFQPPLFYIFAAIPLLGVLLIFLLLRSLQKREEVMPLVWTFLLFLLSFIGLGFVIFPNIIPPSVTIYEASASPSAQVFMLIFVAFLIPIMLAYNLYNYLVFRGKVVA; encoded by the coding sequence ATGGAACCCAGTCCCCTTGCCCCCCTAGAGCACTTTCTGCCTCAGGTGTGGTTTTTTATCCTTGGTCTATTCCTCTTTCTCTACATTCTGCTGGATGGCTTTGACCTTGGTATTGGCATTCTCTCCCTCACCAGTAGCAATGAACGGCGCCGCAATATCCTCATGACTAGCCTTGGCAATGTCTGGGATGCCAATGAGACATGGCTAGTGCTGATGGGCGGATCCCTATTTGGCGCCTTCCCCTTGGCCTATGCCACCATCCTCAACGCGCTTTACCTGCCGGCAGTGATTATGGTCGTGGGGTTGATTTTGCGGGCAGTCTCCTTTGAGTTTCGCGAAAATGCCAATAATAAACGGGTGTGGAACCTTGCCTTTGGCATTGGCAGTTTCCTAGCGGCCTTGGGGCAGGGTTTTGCGGTGGGCACCGTGTTTGAGGGCATCAAAGTGGATGCTGCGGGTCACTTTGCCGGCGGCATATGGGATTGGTTGACATGGCACTCCCTGTTGGTGGCACTGACGCTGATTCAGGGCTATGTGCTGATTGGGTCAACCTATCTGATTTACAAAACCACAGGTGAGTTGCAGCAAACCCACTATCGCACCGCCACAATTGCTGCTTGGACGACGTTTATCGGTGCCGTTTTAATCACGATTACTGCCCCCATCTTCCATGAGCAACTGCGTGCTCAACTGTTTCAGCCCCCTCTGTTCTACATTTTTGCGGCTATTCCACTGCTGGGGGTGTTGCTTATCTTTCTATTGCTGCGTAGTTTACAAAAACGGGAAGAAGTCATGCCCCTCGTCTGGACGTTTCTCCTGTTTCTCCTCTCATTTATTGGTTTGGGGTTTGTGATTTTTCCCAACATTATTCCTCCCAGTGTCACCATTTACGAAGCTTCAGCATCTCCTAGTGCCCAAGTCTTTATGTTGATTTTTGTGGCTTTCTTAATTCCGATTATGCTGGCCTACAATCTCTACAATTATTTGGTGTTCCGGGGCAAAGTCGTGGCCTAG
- a CDS encoding DUF3352 domain-containing protein, producing MTTQSQPSVGSRPQVRPWLVGGVALVIVGTATAAGVFLWQRFSQRPIAPGMAIAPNNALLTLTLPTDPQPWEALAQTGLLRAQPWLNPTYDPLSPEGVNLAQLDYLKDVRPFIGDRATLVLLPITPESVKESPVPPYIWVVPTLNVPMGEQLLQSVIGDPITEIKEVKIFRAKGILPDPHSGAIALLKHQDQAYILWSQHQSALQQVIATAQANNGIASQPTYQRAIKGLSDHRPLVELYVNLPTFLASQMAAPEGSLPEPPRELQGIVLTADMTPEQIEVEAVTWRPEQNQALVREGQSRELSRLVPETTLAFYATGSFKNLWQNTPASVKETIASTVKDLTGLDWQQAFVPWMDGEFAAAFVPLPALGNVPSLLFLAQTSDRPQASQTLSQLDTQIRDRLRWQVQQTATDPQPLTTWRLPPGLPVGQHGWLNDQILFLGLGPLMDMSRRPERSLADSPLYRAVLPQPKDTQFYLNLSNLQSLQNNLLLPELAPQVARSLQPFAALGITSHVRDNQFTHYIARIRLKPTSIPVSSAKRGETLN from the coding sequence ATGACGACCCAATCGCAGCCTTCTGTGGGCTCTCGCCCTCAAGTTCGCCCTTGGTTGGTGGGTGGTGTCGCCCTGGTCATTGTAGGGACCGCCACTGCTGCCGGGGTTTTCCTATGGCAACGCTTCAGTCAACGTCCGATCGCCCCCGGAATGGCGATCGCCCCCAATAATGCCCTATTGACCCTTACCTTACCCACGGATCCCCAACCTTGGGAAGCCCTTGCCCAAACTGGCCTGTTACGCGCCCAACCATGGTTGAACCCCACCTATGATCCTCTCTCGCCCGAGGGAGTGAATCTGGCCCAACTGGATTACCTCAAAGACGTGCGTCCCTTTATTGGCGATCGCGCCACCCTTGTGCTGCTGCCCATTACTCCGGAATCGGTAAAGGAATCGCCCGTGCCGCCCTACATTTGGGTTGTGCCAACGCTGAATGTACCGATGGGGGAGCAACTTCTGCAAAGTGTGATTGGCGACCCGATCACAGAAATCAAGGAGGTGAAAATTTTTAGGGCCAAGGGGATTCTCCCTGACCCCCATAGTGGCGCGATCGCCCTCCTCAAGCATCAAGACCAAGCCTACATCCTCTGGAGTCAGCACCAGAGCGCCCTGCAACAAGTCATTGCCACCGCCCAAGCCAACAACGGCATTGCCAGTCAGCCCACCTATCAACGGGCAATCAAAGGCTTATCCGATCACCGCCCCCTGGTGGAACTCTACGTGAACTTGCCCACCTTTTTAGCCAGTCAGATGGCTGCTCCTGAGGGAAGTCTACCTGAGCCGCCACGGGAACTGCAAGGGATCGTGCTCACCGCCGATATGACTCCTGAGCAAATTGAAGTGGAGGCGGTGACTTGGCGCCCTGAGCAGAATCAAGCCTTGGTCCGTGAAGGTCAAAGCCGTGAACTCAGCCGTCTTGTCCCTGAAACAACCCTTGCCTTTTACGCTACAGGCTCCTTCAAGAATTTATGGCAGAATACCCCCGCCTCCGTCAAAGAAACGATCGCCAGCACCGTTAAAGATCTCACTGGCCTCGATTGGCAACAGGCTTTTGTGCCTTGGATGGATGGCGAATTTGCGGCTGCCTTTGTGCCCCTTCCCGCCTTGGGAAATGTCCCTAGCTTACTCTTTCTCGCTCAGACCAGCGATCGCCCCCAAGCCAGCCAAACCCTTAGCCAACTCGATACCCAAATTCGCGATCGCCTGCGGTGGCAAGTGCAACAAACCGCAACAGACCCCCAACCCCTCACGACTTGGCGCCTTCCCCCAGGTTTGCCTGTGGGGCAGCATGGCTGGCTCAATGACCAGATCCTCTTTTTGGGACTCGGTCCTCTGATGGATATGAGTCGCCGACCTGAACGCTCCCTTGCCGACTCTCCCCTTTACCGTGCGGTACTTCCCCAGCCCAAGGACACACAGTTTTACCTGAATTTGAGTAACCTGCAGTCATTGCAAAATAACTTACTCTTGCCCGAACTGGCCCCTCAAGTGGCGCGATCGCTCCAACCCTTTGCTGCCTTAGGCATCACCAGTCATGTGCGAGATAATCAGTTTACCCACTACATTGCTCGAATTCGCCTCAAACCCACTTCCATCCCCGTAAGTTCAGCGAAAAGGGGGGAAACGCTAAACTAG
- a CDS encoding cytochrome ubiquinol oxidase subunit I, whose product MALESLDTVVLSRWQFALTAIFHMLWPVLTTGMSIYLVVIEGLWLKTKNLTYYHHARFWSKLYILNFGIGVASGLPMAFQFGLNWAPFSESVGDFFGTLLGFEATMAFMLEASFLGIMIFGWQRVPPVMHWISTICVAFGANLSTFWILSANSWLQTPTGGVFVEGKFRVQDYFQAIANPFMVKSFAHMFFATLETSLFVIGGISAWYLLQNRLPNFFTKSLKVVLVMALVIAPLQVFVGHLSAEQVYHYQPAKLAAMEALWETVPAGTPADWSVIALPNEAAETNTFEVKIPALLSYLLALRPKLDTPILGLKEWAPSDRPHLVGLIYYSFRLMVAIGLYLAALAIVTIFVWWRTGLEGDRLRNYQWLWWGWIFAGPLGYLAVEAGWIVRCVGRQPWIVYGQLRTAEAASDLPPQVVLFSLSGLVALYTIFFFAALFFGSRIIQKGPNVALPIPGQANAEELEIRIKLAQHQPDRRPLDI is encoded by the coding sequence ATGGCATTGGAGAGCCTCGACACCGTTGTACTTTCCCGTTGGCAGTTTGCCCTCACGGCCATTTTCCATATGCTTTGGCCGGTCTTGACGACGGGCATGAGTATTTACCTCGTAGTCATCGAGGGGCTGTGGCTGAAAACCAAGAACCTGACCTACTATCACCATGCTCGCTTTTGGTCAAAGCTATATATCCTCAACTTTGGCATTGGCGTGGCTTCGGGGTTACCAATGGCCTTTCAGTTTGGCCTAAACTGGGCTCCCTTCTCTGAATCCGTGGGGGATTTCTTTGGTACCCTTTTGGGCTTTGAGGCCACCATGGCCTTCATGCTAGAAGCCAGCTTCTTGGGCATTATGATTTTTGGCTGGCAACGGGTACCGCCGGTGATGCACTGGATTTCGACCATTTGTGTTGCCTTTGGTGCCAACCTCTCCACCTTCTGGATTCTCTCGGCCAACTCATGGCTCCAGACTCCTACAGGGGGCGTGTTTGTCGAGGGTAAATTCCGCGTTCAAGACTACTTCCAGGCGATCGCCAACCCCTTCATGGTCAAGAGCTTTGCCCACATGTTCTTTGCCACCCTTGAAACGTCCCTTTTTGTGATTGGTGGCATTAGTGCTTGGTATTTGCTGCAAAACCGCCTACCCAATTTCTTTACCAAATCCCTAAAGGTGGTGTTGGTCATGGCCTTGGTGATTGCCCCCCTACAGGTCTTTGTCGGCCACCTGAGTGCTGAGCAGGTCTATCACTACCAACCGGCCAAGCTAGCCGCCATGGAAGCCCTCTGGGAAACTGTGCCAGCGGGTACCCCCGCAGACTGGAGTGTAATTGCCTTACCCAACGAGGCGGCAGAAACCAATACCTTTGAAGTGAAAATCCCTGCTCTGTTGAGCTACCTACTGGCACTGCGGCCCAAGCTAGACACCCCCATTCTTGGCTTGAAGGAGTGGGCACCCAGCGATCGCCCCCATCTGGTTGGCCTGATTTACTATTCCTTTCGACTGATGGTGGCCATTGGTCTGTACCTCGCTGCCCTGGCAATTGTCACGATTTTTGTTTGGTGGCGCACGGGTCTTGAGGGCGATCGCCTGCGCAATTACCAGTGGCTCTGGTGGGGCTGGATTTTTGCGGGGCCCTTGGGGTACCTTGCAGTTGAAGCGGGCTGGATTGTGCGCTGTGTCGGGCGTCAACCCTGGATTGTCTATGGTCAGTTGCGAACGGCTGAAGCCGCTTCCGATTTACCCCCCCAAGTGGTGCTCTTTTCCCTCAGCGGCTTGGTTGCCCTCTACACAATTTTCTTCTTTGCAGCTCTTTTCTTTGGCAGTCGCATCATCCAAAAAGGCCCCAACGTTGCTTTACCAATACCCGGCCAAGCCAATGCGGAAGAACTGGAAATTCGCATCAAATTGGCCCAACACCAACCCGATCGCCGTCCCCTAGACATTTAG
- the gcvP gene encoding aminomethyl-transferring glycine dehydrogenase, with product MVSSPPQLEINLETDAEFVARHIGITPSDLPKMLSLLGYGSLKELINAVIPPEIRLQRPLALSEGLSETAALQKLRTLAQQNQVWRSYIGMGYYNCITPSVIQRNILENPGWYTQYTPYQAEIAQGRLEALLNFQTLVSDLTGLAIANASLLDEATAAAEAMTLSFNACRQRGANRFLVAQDCHPQTLAVLRTRALPLGIQIVPIDPIAGELPWENAFGLLLQYPASDGAVRSPQALIAAAHERGLLVTVATDLLALTLLRPPGELGADIAVGSSQRFGVPLGYGGPHAAFFATREDFKRQLPGRLVGVSHDALGQRALRLALQTREQHIRREKATSNICTAQVLLAVVASMYAVYHGPDGLRQIAERIHQRTVRLAAGLEAAGYQLYYSEFFDTLRIGLGNLPVPVLKERAAAARINLRYFDDGSAGISLDETTTEKDVADLLALFGARPAEVEGGDRLPAALKRQSPYLQHPVFQDYHSEHALLRYIHRLQAKDLSLTTSMIPLGSCTMKLNATAEMLPISWPEFNQLHPFAPQEQAQGYQALFRELAAMLAEITGFDAISLQPNAGSQGEYAGLLVIRQYHHSRGESQRNVCLIPTSAHGTNPASAVMAGMQVVAVNCDAQGNIDVADLAAKAETYGDRLAALMITYPSTHGVFETGICQICDIIHRYGGQVYMDGANMNAQVGLCRPGDFGADVCHLNLHKTFCIPHGGGGPGVGPIGVKAHLAPFLPTTQVIPQGSETGPVTAAPWGSASILPISWMYITLMGGVGLTRATAIAILNANYIAKRLEPYYPVLYKGAHGLVAHECILDLRPLKKSAGIEVEDIAKRLMDYGFHAPTVSWPVPGTLMIEPTESETKAELDRFCEAMIAIRSEIAEIEAGVSDRQQNPLKNAPHPALMLATEPWPYPYSREVAAYPAPWLREYKFWPAVARIDNAYGDRHLVCTCSMPLTN from the coding sequence ATGGTCAGTTCACCGCCCCAACTAGAGATCAACTTAGAGACCGATGCCGAATTTGTAGCGCGGCACATTGGTATTACGCCCAGCGATCTACCGAAGATGTTGAGCCTGTTGGGATATGGCAGCCTCAAGGAACTCATCAATGCCGTCATTCCGCCGGAGATTCGTTTGCAACGCCCTCTTGCCCTTAGCGAGGGTCTGAGTGAAACGGCAGCCCTGCAAAAATTACGCACCCTTGCCCAGCAAAACCAAGTTTGGCGCAGCTATATCGGCATGGGCTACTACAACTGCATTACACCCTCCGTCATTCAGCGCAACATTCTTGAAAACCCCGGCTGGTACACCCAGTACACCCCCTACCAAGCGGAAATTGCCCAAGGACGCCTGGAAGCCCTCCTTAACTTTCAAACCCTGGTGAGCGATCTGACGGGCCTGGCCATTGCCAATGCCTCCCTCCTCGATGAAGCCACGGCTGCCGCCGAAGCCATGACCCTGAGCTTCAATGCCTGCCGTCAAAGGGGCGCCAACCGCTTCCTGGTGGCCCAGGATTGCCATCCCCAAACCCTTGCCGTTCTGCGTACCCGTGCCCTACCCCTTGGCATCCAGATTGTGCCCATTGACCCGATCGCTGGGGAATTGCCCTGGGAGAATGCCTTTGGCCTCCTCCTGCAATATCCCGCTAGCGATGGCGCGGTGCGATCGCCCCAAGCCCTGATTGCCGCTGCCCATGAACGGGGACTTCTGGTGACCGTAGCCACGGATTTGCTGGCCTTGACCCTGTTGAGGCCGCCGGGGGAATTGGGGGCAGATATTGCCGTGGGTAGTTCGCAGCGCTTTGGGGTGCCCTTGGGCTATGGGGGTCCCCATGCCGCCTTCTTTGCCACCCGTGAAGACTTTAAGCGGCAGTTGCCAGGGCGCCTAGTGGGGGTTTCCCACGATGCCTTGGGGCAAAGGGCATTGCGCCTTGCCCTGCAAACCCGTGAGCAGCACATCCGTCGTGAAAAGGCTACCAGTAACATTTGCACTGCCCAAGTCCTGCTGGCAGTGGTAGCCAGTATGTATGCCGTCTATCATGGGCCCGATGGGCTGCGGCAAATTGCTGAGCGCATTCATCAACGGACGGTGAGACTGGCAGCAGGTTTAGAAGCGGCAGGCTATCAACTCTACTATTCTGAATTTTTTGACACCCTACGCATTGGCTTGGGGAACTTGCCCGTGCCTGTGCTCAAGGAGCGGGCAGCGGCAGCCCGCATCAACCTGCGCTACTTTGACGATGGCAGTGCGGGTATCAGCCTCGATGAGACCACCACTGAGAAAGATGTAGCGGATTTACTGGCCCTCTTTGGCGCCCGTCCTGCTGAAGTTGAGGGGGGCGATCGCCTGCCCGCCGCCCTGAAACGTCAATCCCCTTATCTCCAGCACCCGGTCTTTCAGGACTACCACAGCGAACACGCGCTGCTGCGCTACATTCATCGCCTTCAGGCCAAGGATCTCTCCCTCACCACCTCAATGATTCCCCTTGGCTCCTGCACGATGAAGCTGAATGCCACAGCTGAAATGCTGCCCATCAGTTGGCCAGAATTCAATCAGCTCCATCCCTTTGCTCCCCAAGAACAGGCTCAGGGATACCAGGCGCTCTTTCGGGAACTGGCGGCCATGCTGGCGGAAATTACGGGCTTTGATGCCATTTCCCTGCAACCCAATGCTGGCTCCCAAGGGGAGTATGCGGGACTCTTGGTGATTCGTCAGTACCACCACAGCCGCGGCGAAAGTCAGCGCAATGTCTGTCTCATTCCCACCTCTGCCCATGGCACCAACCCCGCCAGTGCCGTGATGGCTGGCATGCAAGTCGTGGCTGTGAATTGCGATGCCCAAGGCAACATTGATGTGGCGGATCTGGCGGCCAAGGCTGAGACCTATGGCGATCGCCTGGCGGCCTTGATGATCACCTATCCCTCCACCCATGGCGTCTTTGAAACGGGAATTTGCCAAATCTGCGACATCATCCATCGCTACGGTGGGCAAGTTTATATGGATGGTGCGAATATGAATGCCCAAGTGGGGCTGTGCCGTCCGGGGGACTTTGGTGCTGATGTTTGCCATCTCAACCTCCACAAAACCTTTTGTATTCCCCACGGTGGGGGTGGGCCGGGGGTGGGGCCCATCGGAGTCAAGGCCCATTTAGCTCCCTTTTTGCCAACGACGCAGGTGATTCCCCAGGGGTCAGAAACTGGCCCTGTGACCGCCGCACCTTGGGGCAGTGCCAGTATTTTGCCGATTTCATGGATGTATATCACCCTGATGGGGGGGGTGGGGCTGACCCGGGCCACGGCGATCGCCATCCTCAACGCCAACTACATTGCCAAACGCCTTGAACCCTACTATCCCGTTCTCTACAAGGGTGCCCACGGCTTGGTGGCCCACGAGTGCATTCTCGATCTGCGTCCCCTGAAAAAATCAGCGGGGATTGAGGTGGAGGATATTGCCAAGCGGTTGATGGACTACGGCTTCCATGCTCCCACTGTCTCTTGGCCAGTGCCCGGCACGCTGATGATTGAACCCACAGAGAGTGAAACCAAGGCGGAATTGGATCGCTTCTGTGAGGCGATGATTGCCATTCGTTCAGAAATTGCTGAAATTGAGGCCGGGGTCAGCGATCGCCAGCAAAACCCCCTGAAAAATGCCCCCCATCCAGCACTGATGCTGGCCACAGAGCCATGGCCCTACCCCTATTCGCGGGAGGTGGCCGCCTACCCTGCCCCCTGGCTGCGGGAGTACAAATTCTGGCCAGCGGTAGCCCGTATTGACAATGCCTATGGCGATCGCCACCTCGTTTGTACCTGCTCAATGCCCCTGACCAACTAG
- a CDS encoding pentapeptide repeat-containing protein — translation MEPDVLLKRYSVGDRDFAGIHLRRAHLSRCILTGIDLSRADLTDAALQSTNLQRADLRGAILTGANLSQADLRGADLRGVILVSADLRWVSLRKANLTGADLTRANLANADLSEANLTGAQLSEAIVRDANLTLTDLTLAELERANLTRANLTEAYLRGADLTDAVLRESQLLQANLRGANLSATNLQQANLERAILIGANLRRARLEEANLREVAFKEANLRHACLDKANLVGADLRGVSLAQALLRGANLSSAILIGANLMGANLSGADLRGANLIEAILTGASLNGVDLSAVDMSEAILPDGYLSP, via the coding sequence GTGGAGCCTGATGTCTTACTGAAACGATATAGCGTCGGCGATCGCGACTTTGCCGGCATACACTTGCGCCGTGCTCATCTGAGTCGATGTATTCTAACGGGCATTGATCTTTCCCGTGCCGACCTCACCGATGCTGCCCTCCAGAGCACAAATCTGCAAAGGGCCGATTTGCGGGGAGCCATTCTGACTGGCGCCAATCTCAGTCAAGCGGATTTACGGGGGGCTGATCTGCGGGGTGTGATTTTAGTGAGTGCCGATCTACGTTGGGTATCGCTGCGCAAAGCCAACCTGACAGGGGCGGATCTGACCCGTGCCAACCTTGCCAATGCCGATCTCAGTGAGGCCAATCTCACCGGTGCCCAACTGAGTGAAGCAATTGTGCGGGATGCCAACTTGACGCTCACAGATCTGACCCTTGCCGAACTTGAACGTGCCAACCTCACCCGTGCCAACTTAACTGAAGCCTACCTGCGAGGGGCTGATCTCACGGATGCCGTCTTGCGGGAAAGTCAACTGCTACAGGCCAATTTACGGGGTGCCAATCTCAGTGCCACCAATTTGCAGCAGGCCAATCTAGAGCGGGCGATTTTGATCGGAGCGAATTTGCGTCGGGCTCGCCTTGAGGAAGCCAATCTCCGCGAAGTGGCCTTCAAAGAAGCCAATTTACGCCATGCCTGTTTGGATAAAGCCAATCTTGTTGGAGCGGATTTGCGGGGGGTGAGCCTGGCTCAAGCACTGCTGCGGGGAGCTAATCTCAGCTCTGCCATTCTCATTGGCGCCAACTTGATGGGTGCCAATCTCAGCGGTGCTGATCTGCGGGGAGCCAATCTCATTGAGGCGATTCTCACCGGTGCCAGCCTCAATGGTGTTGATCTGAGCGCCGTGGATATGAGCGAGGCAATCTTACCGGATGGCTATCTCTCCCCATAG
- the cofH gene encoding 7,8-didemethyl-8-hydroxy-5-deazariboflavin synthase subunit CofH encodes MQTIAAIAKLEEILTNNGISAQQALALLTTALPLATTSDPQEPLPPLLRALQTASDRLRQQQVGDTVTYVINRNINFTNICEQHCAFCAFRRDATASDAYWLNIETILSKVAEAVAQGATEICMQGGLNPAAKEGGSSLRYYQFLVREIKTAFPQIHLHAFSPQEIQFIAREDGCSYAQVIAALHEVGVDSMPGTAAEVLVDAVRSKICPEKIRTATWLEIVETAHRLGVWTTSTMLCGHIETPADQMAHLQHLQQLQQKALEHDYPARITEFILLPYVGELAPKAMRQWVGHHQPRLLPTLVLTAVARLFLGQWIVNHQPSWVKLGLRGATMALNWGCNDLGGTLMEEHITSVAGAQGGTGVSPEDLVAAIHSLGRTPQQRTTLYNPVGERQ; translated from the coding sequence ATGCAGACCATAGCGGCGATCGCCAAGCTAGAGGAGATTTTGACCAACAATGGTATTTCTGCCCAACAAGCCTTAGCCCTTTTGACCACCGCCCTTCCCTTAGCGACAACCAGCGATCCTCAAGAGCCATTGCCCCCACTACTCAGGGCACTGCAAACTGCGAGCGATCGCCTGCGCCAGCAACAGGTGGGAGACACTGTCACCTACGTCATTAACCGCAACATCAACTTCACGAATATCTGTGAGCAACACTGCGCCTTTTGTGCCTTTCGTCGCGATGCCACCGCTAGCGATGCCTACTGGCTCAACATTGAAACGATACTGAGCAAGGTGGCTGAGGCAGTTGCCCAAGGGGCTACAGAAATCTGTATGCAGGGGGGACTCAATCCGGCCGCCAAGGAAGGCGGCTCCAGTTTGCGCTACTACCAATTCCTAGTGCGGGAAATTAAAACAGCCTTTCCCCAGATCCATCTCCATGCCTTTTCGCCCCAAGAAATTCAATTCATTGCCCGTGAGGATGGCTGCTCCTATGCCCAAGTGATTGCCGCCCTCCATGAAGTTGGGGTAGACTCCATGCCCGGCACCGCTGCGGAAGTGTTGGTGGATGCCGTGCGTTCAAAAATCTGCCCTGAAAAAATTCGCACCGCCACTTGGCTTGAGATTGTGGAGACGGCCCATCGTTTGGGGGTGTGGACGACCAGTACGATGCTCTGCGGCCATATTGAAACCCCAGCGGATCAGATGGCTCACCTGCAACACCTACAGCAACTTCAACAAAAGGCTTTGGAACATGACTATCCCGCCCGTATCACCGAGTTTATCCTGCTGCCCTATGTTGGGGAACTTGCCCCCAAAGCAATGCGACAATGGGTAGGACACCACCAACCACGGTTATTACCCACGTTGGTGCTAACGGCAGTGGCGCGGCTCTTTTTGGGGCAGTGGATTGTCAACCATCAGCCCAGTTGGGTCAAACTAGGCCTTAGGGGGGCAACAATGGCTCTCAACTGGGGGTGCAATGATCTAGGGGGGACCTTGATGGAAGAACACATTACATCAGTGGCTGGAGCACAGGGGGGTACAGGGGTTAGCCCAGAGGATCTTGTGGCAGCCATTCACTCCTTGGGTCGAACGCCGCAGCAGCGGACAACTCTTTACAATCCCGTTGGAGAAAGGCAATGA
- the leuB gene encoding 3-isopropylmalate dehydrogenase, with translation MATTYRIAVLAGDGIGPEITAVALDVLRAIAPRFGLDFDFVPALVGGCAIDAVGEPLPAATLATCRQSDAVLLAAIGGTQWDSLPRHLRPETGLLALRSGLGLFANLRPAKIFPQLLHASSLKPEVIAGVDLMVVRELTGGIYFGQPRGIFTTETGEQRGVNTMAYTATEIDRIGRVAFETARKRQGKLCSVDKANVLEVSQLWRDRLTALSAEYPDVELTHLYVDNAAMQLVRAPKQFDTIVTSNLFGDILSDIAAMLTGSIGMLPSASLGESGPALFEPVHGSAPDIAGQDKANPLAMVLSAAMMLRYGLNQPAAAQAIEEAITAVLDQGYRTGDLMSEGCTLVGCREMGNLLIKELSR, from the coding sequence ATGGCAACCACGTATCGCATTGCTGTTTTGGCGGGGGATGGTATTGGCCCAGAAATTACGGCCGTTGCCCTTGATGTATTGCGGGCGATCGCCCCTCGCTTTGGGTTGGACTTTGACTTTGTTCCCGCCCTTGTGGGGGGCTGCGCCATTGATGCTGTGGGGGAACCCTTGCCAGCAGCAACGCTAGCCACCTGTCGTCAGAGTGATGCCGTGCTCCTAGCTGCCATTGGCGGAACGCAGTGGGATAGCCTACCCCGTCATCTGCGCCCGGAAACCGGATTACTTGCCCTGCGGTCTGGTCTAGGTTTATTTGCCAACCTACGCCCCGCCAAAATCTTTCCCCAGCTTCTCCATGCCTCCTCCCTCAAGCCGGAAGTGATTGCCGGTGTGGATCTCATGGTGGTGCGCGAACTGACGGGTGGCATTTACTTTGGTCAACCGCGCGGTATTTTCACCACTGAAACGGGTGAGCAGCGGGGGGTGAATACGATGGCCTATACCGCCACGGAAATTGATCGCATTGGCCGTGTTGCCTTTGAAACCGCTCGCAAACGGCAGGGCAAACTCTGCTCCGTGGATAAGGCCAATGTCCTTGAAGTCTCCCAACTGTGGCGCGATCGCCTGACCGCCCTCAGTGCTGAGTACCCGGATGTGGAACTGACGCACCTTTATGTGGACAATGCAGCAATGCAACTGGTGCGCGCCCCGAAACAGTTTGACACGATTGTGACCAGTAACCTCTTTGGTGATATCCTCTCCGATATTGCCGCCATGCTCACCGGTAGTATTGGCATGCTTCCCTCCGCCAGCCTAGGGGAATCGGGGCCAGCTCTGTTTGAACCGGTTCATGGCTCTGCCCCCGACATTGCCGGCCAAGACAAGGCCAACCCCCTCGCCATGGTGCTCAGTGCGGCAATGATGCTGCGTTATGGTCTGAACCAACCAGCGGCAGCGCAAGCGATCGAAGAGGCCATTACTGCCGTTTTAGATCAGGGCTACCGCACCGGCGATTTAATGTCTGAGGGCTGCACGCTTGTGGGCTGTCGCGAAATGGGCAACCTCCTAATCAAGGAATTGTCCCGATAA